The Athene noctua chromosome 15, bAthNoc1.hap1.1, whole genome shotgun sequence genome contains a region encoding:
- the MIEF2 gene encoding mitochondrial dynamics protein MID49 isoform X2 gives MAEFTRPRGKRQEDSGLGNVLDLLLANARLVLGVTGAAVLAIATLAVKRLIDRATSPRDEGDPKAEQKTLEESWQDLALIKATPKPPKKQRREDLSEPLLSPALPPVPETPQVESSPPCCLTLQEKLLSYYSSWLTVPETQASVSLQLARSICTQLQNFLRSKCPELPFGSLFLSSPLLDGLGALAADHIHLMLPVVLDATLWSLIPGEDTVVRNPQYWLIKRTDLEYFPRGRSPWDRFIVGRYLSSNMLNETLHKMLVASINWPAIGSLLGSVIHPVVASQELKLEVKYDQIKLSITLFPVVEMEDKVLLAAAPPEGLVENLWLESFYRAEVSKVKELDAGDSGARQRCLCILNGVCKSHPALHKLSGSPLTHVVLHLSATSLDWAEESLADRFQQLLEELVGYLEKGVLPSYFNPKINLFCDLLEEEIDEMGFMLYRAISEPELLLKEK, from the exons ATGGCCGAGTTCACGCGCCCGCGGGGCAAGCGGCAGGAGGACAGCGGACTGGGCAACGTCCTCGACCTGCTGTTGGCCAACGCCAGGCTGGTGCTAGGCGTCACTGGCGCGGCCGTGCTGGCCATCGCCACGCTGGCCGTCAAGCGG CTGATAGATCGAGCCACCAGTCCTCGCGATGAAGGCGATCCCAAAGCTGAACAGAAGACCCTGGAGGAGAGTTGGCAGGACTTAGCTTTGATTAAAGcaacaccaaaaccccccaagaAGCAGAGAAGGGAAGACCTCAGCGAACCTCTGCTCTCTCCGGCTCTGCCGCCGGTGCCAG AGACTCCTCAGGTCGAATCCAGCCCTCCGTGCTGCCTCACGCTGCAGGAGAAGCTCCTCTCCTACTACAGCAGCTGGCTGACCGTCCCTGAGACACAAGCATCTGTCTCCCTGCAGCTGGCCAGGAGCATCTGCACCCAATTACAGAACTTTCTGCGGAGCAAGTGCCCAGAACTGCCCTTCGGCAGCCTCTTCCTCAGCAGTCCCCTGCTCGATGGCCTTGGGGCGCTGGCAGCCGACCACATCCACCTCATGCTGCCGGTGGTCCTCGACGCCACGCTCTGGAGCCTCATCCCAGGAGAGGACACTGTGGTGAGGAACCCCCAGTACTGGCTGATCAAGAGGACTGATCTGGAGTATTTTCCTCGTGGGCGCAGCCCTTGGGACAGGTTCATCGTGGGCCGGTATCTCTCCTCCAACATGCTCAATGAGACCCTCCACAAGATGCTGGTGGCCTCCATCAACTGGCCTGCCATAGGCAGTCTGCTGGGGAGTGTCATCCACCCCGTTGTGGCCTCCCAGGAGCTGAAACTGGAAGTCAAATACGATCAGATAAAGCTGAGCATCACCCTGTTCCCAGTGGTGGAAATGGAGGACAAGGttctcctggctgctgctcctcctgaaGGACTGGTGGAAAACCTCTGGCTTGAGAGTTTTTACAGGGCAGAGGTCTCGAAGGTGAAAGAGCTGGATGCTGGTGACTCTGGGGCTCGGCAGCGCTGCCTCTGCATCCTGAACGGCGTCTGCAAGAGCCATCCTGCCCTGCACAAACTGAGCGGCAGCCCCTTGACCCACGTTGTCCTTCACCTCAGTGCCACCAGTTTGGACTGGGCAGAAGAAAGCCTTGCTGACAGGTTCCAGCAGCTGCTCGAGGAGCTGGTAGGCTACCTGGAGAAAGGGGTCCTGCCTTCCTATTTCAACCCCAAAATCAACCTCTTCTGCGATCTGTTGGAAGAGGAGATTGATGAGATGGGCTTCATGCTCTACAGGGCCATATCGGAGCCAGAGCTCCTGCTGAAGGAGAAATGA
- the MIEF2 gene encoding mitochondrial dynamics protein MID49 isoform X1: MAEFTRPRGKRQEDSGLGNVLDLLLANARLVLGVTGAAVLAIATLAVKRLIDRATSPRDEGDPKAEQKTLEESWQDLALIKATPKPPKKQRREDLSEPLLSPALPPVPELRVCSAPPETPQVESSPPCCLTLQEKLLSYYSSWLTVPETQASVSLQLARSICTQLQNFLRSKCPELPFGSLFLSSPLLDGLGALAADHIHLMLPVVLDATLWSLIPGEDTVVRNPQYWLIKRTDLEYFPRGRSPWDRFIVGRYLSSNMLNETLHKMLVASINWPAIGSLLGSVIHPVVASQELKLEVKYDQIKLSITLFPVVEMEDKVLLAAAPPEGLVENLWLESFYRAEVSKVKELDAGDSGARQRCLCILNGVCKSHPALHKLSGSPLTHVVLHLSATSLDWAEESLADRFQQLLEELVGYLEKGVLPSYFNPKINLFCDLLEEEIDEMGFMLYRAISEPELLLKEK, translated from the exons ATGGCCGAGTTCACGCGCCCGCGGGGCAAGCGGCAGGAGGACAGCGGACTGGGCAACGTCCTCGACCTGCTGTTGGCCAACGCCAGGCTGGTGCTAGGCGTCACTGGCGCGGCCGTGCTGGCCATCGCCACGCTGGCCGTCAAGCGG CTGATAGATCGAGCCACCAGTCCTCGCGATGAAGGCGATCCCAAAGCTGAACAGAAGACCCTGGAGGAGAGTTGGCAGGACTTAGCTTTGATTAAAGcaacaccaaaaccccccaagaAGCAGAGAAGGGAAGACCTCAGCGAACCTCTGCTCTCTCCGGCTCTGCCGCCGGTGCCAG AGCTCAGGGTCTGCTCTGCCCCTCCAGAGACTCCTCAGGTCGAATCCAGCCCTCCGTGCTGCCTCACGCTGCAGGAGAAGCTCCTCTCCTACTACAGCAGCTGGCTGACCGTCCCTGAGACACAAGCATCTGTCTCCCTGCAGCTGGCCAGGAGCATCTGCACCCAATTACAGAACTTTCTGCGGAGCAAGTGCCCAGAACTGCCCTTCGGCAGCCTCTTCCTCAGCAGTCCCCTGCTCGATGGCCTTGGGGCGCTGGCAGCCGACCACATCCACCTCATGCTGCCGGTGGTCCTCGACGCCACGCTCTGGAGCCTCATCCCAGGAGAGGACACTGTGGTGAGGAACCCCCAGTACTGGCTGATCAAGAGGACTGATCTGGAGTATTTTCCTCGTGGGCGCAGCCCTTGGGACAGGTTCATCGTGGGCCGGTATCTCTCCTCCAACATGCTCAATGAGACCCTCCACAAGATGCTGGTGGCCTCCATCAACTGGCCTGCCATAGGCAGTCTGCTGGGGAGTGTCATCCACCCCGTTGTGGCCTCCCAGGAGCTGAAACTGGAAGTCAAATACGATCAGATAAAGCTGAGCATCACCCTGTTCCCAGTGGTGGAAATGGAGGACAAGGttctcctggctgctgctcctcctgaaGGACTGGTGGAAAACCTCTGGCTTGAGAGTTTTTACAGGGCAGAGGTCTCGAAGGTGAAAGAGCTGGATGCTGGTGACTCTGGGGCTCGGCAGCGCTGCCTCTGCATCCTGAACGGCGTCTGCAAGAGCCATCCTGCCCTGCACAAACTGAGCGGCAGCCCCTTGACCCACGTTGTCCTTCACCTCAGTGCCACCAGTTTGGACTGGGCAGAAGAAAGCCTTGCTGACAGGTTCCAGCAGCTGCTCGAGGAGCTGGTAGGCTACCTGGAGAAAGGGGTCCTGCCTTCCTATTTCAACCCCAAAATCAACCTCTTCTGCGATCTGTTGGAAGAGGAGATTGATGAGATGGGCTTCATGCTCTACAGGGCCATATCGGAGCCAGAGCTCCTGCTGAAGGAGAAATGA